From Caldicellulosiruptor hydrothermalis 108, a single genomic window includes:
- the rplN gene encoding 50S ribosomal protein L14: MIQPQSRLKVADNTGAKEVMCIRVLGGSNRKFANIGDVIVCSVKDATPGGVVKKGDVVKAVIVRTRKGVRREDGTYIRFDDNAAVLIREDGTPRGTRIFGPVARELRDKDFMKIVSLAPEVL, encoded by the coding sequence ATGATCCAACCACAGTCAAGGCTGAAGGTTGCTGACAACACGGGTGCGAAGGAAGTAATGTGTATAAGAGTTTTAGGTGGTTCTAATAGAAAGTTTGCAAATATAGGAGATGTAATAGTTTGTTCTGTCAAAGATGCAACACCAGGTGGCGTTGTAAAAAAAGGTGACGTTGTAAAAGCAGTTATTGTCAGAACACGCAAAGGTGTAAGAAGAGAGGATGGGACATATATAAGATTTGATGACAATGCTGCAGTGCTAATAAGAGAAGATGGAACTCCAAGAGGAACACGTATTTTTGGACCTGTTGCAAGAGAGCTTCGTGACAAGGATTTTATGAAGATAGTATCTCTTGCACCAGAAGTTCTATAA
- the rplP gene encoding 50S ribosomal protein L16, with the protein MLMPKRVKWRKQQRGRMKGKATRGNFVAYGDFGIMALEPGWITSNQIEAARVAIARHIKRGGKVWIKIFPDKPVTRKPAETRMGSGKGSPEYWVAVVKPGRVMFEVGGVDEEVAKEALRLAIHKLPIKCKIVSREEAKVGGEANEGV; encoded by the coding sequence ATGCTTATGCCAAAGCGTGTTAAGTGGAGAAAACAGCAAAGAGGTAGAATGAAAGGGAAAGCAACGAGAGGTAACTTTGTTGCGTATGGTGACTTTGGTATCATGGCGCTTGAACCTGGCTGGATTACAAGCAACCAGATTGAGGCAGCCAGAGTTGCAATTGCAAGACACATCAAAAGAGGCGGAAAGGTATGGATTAAGATATTCCCTGATAAGCCTGTTACAAGAAAACCTGCAGAAACTCGTATGGGTTCTGGTAAAGGTTCGCCTGAGTACTGGGTTGCAGTTGTAAAGCCTGGCAGAGTGATGTTTGAGGTTGGCGGTGTTGATGAAGAGGTTGCAAAAGAGGCTTTGAGGCTTGCAATACACAAACTGCCTATCAAATGCAAGATTGTTTCAAGAGAAGAAGCTAAAGTGGGTGGTGAGGCAAATGAAGGCGTCTAA
- the rpmC gene encoding 50S ribosomal protein L29: protein MKASKIREMTTQELHNELKKLKRELFNLRFQLATNQLENPMRIREVKRTIARIKTIMRERELEQERSNKNAK from the coding sequence ATGAAGGCGTCTAAGATTAGAGAGATGACAACACAAGAGCTGCATAATGAGCTTAAAAAGTTAAAAAGAGAACTGTTCAATTTGAGATTTCAGCTTGCAACAAATCAACTTGAAAATCCTATGAGAATCCGAGAAGTAAAAAGAACAATTGCAAGAATAAAGACAATAATGAGAGAAAGAGAATTAGAACAAGAAAGATCAAATAAAAATGCAAAATAA
- the rplE gene encoding 50S ribosomal protein L5 — MAPRLKEKYFQEVVPAMMQKFGYKNVMQVPRLAKIVVNIGIGEAKDNPKALEAAVNDLMAITGQKPVVTRAKKSIANFKLRKGMPIGCMVTLRGDRMYEFLDKMINLALPRVRDFRGVSDKSFDGRGNYSIGFKEQLVFPEIDYDKVDKIRGLEVTIVTSAKTDEEAKELLRLLGMPFAS, encoded by the coding sequence ATGGCACCAAGACTCAAAGAAAAGTATTTTCAGGAAGTTGTTCCTGCTATGATGCAAAAGTTTGGATACAAAAATGTTATGCAAGTGCCAAGACTTGCAAAGATTGTTGTAAATATTGGTATTGGAGAAGCTAAGGATAATCCAAAGGCTTTGGAAGCAGCAGTAAATGATTTGATGGCAATTACTGGACAAAAACCAGTGGTCACACGTGCTAAAAAATCCATAGCAAACTTCAAACTCAGAAAAGGTATGCCTATAGGCTGCATGGTAACGTTAAGAGGCGATAGAATGTATGAGTTTTTGGATAAGATGATAAATCTTGCTCTTCCAAGAGTGAGAGACTTCAGGGGTGTATCAGATAAGTCTTTCGATGGTCGAGGAAATTATTCAATAGGATTTAAAGAACAGCTTGTTTTTCCTGAGATTGATTATGACAAGGTAGACAAGATAAGAGGACTTGAAGTTACTATTGTAACCTCAGCAAAGACTGACGAAGAAGCTAAAGAGCTTTTAAGACTTTTAGGGATGCCGTTTGCAAGCTAA
- the rpsC gene encoding 30S ribosomal protein S3, with amino-acid sequence MGQKVHPKGFRLGIIRDWDSRWFANDKDFQKYVLEDYKIRRHIKEKLYHAGISRIEIERAAKRVKVIIHTAKPGIVIGRAGSGVEALRKELEKLTGGKTISLDIKEIKVPELDAQLVAENIAAQLEKRVSFRKAMKQAMARALRSGAKGIKTMVSGRLGGADIARTEWYKEGRIPLQTLRADIDYGFAEAHTTYGRIGVKTWIYKGDILPQKAAASEKGGDK; translated from the coding sequence ATGGGTCAAAAGGTTCATCCGAAGGGGTTCAGGCTTGGAATTATTAGAGACTGGGATTCAAGATGGTTTGCAAATGACAAGGATTTTCAAAAATATGTTCTTGAAGACTATAAAATCAGACGTCACATAAAAGAAAAACTTTACCATGCAGGTATTTCGAGAATTGAGATAGAAAGAGCAGCAAAGAGAGTAAAAGTTATCATCCATACAGCAAAACCAGGTATCGTTATTGGAAGAGCAGGTTCTGGTGTGGAAGCTCTCAGAAAAGAGCTTGAAAAATTAACAGGTGGAAAGACAATATCACTTGATATAAAAGAGATTAAAGTGCCAGAGCTTGACGCTCAGCTTGTTGCTGAGAACATTGCTGCTCAGCTTGAAAAGAGAGTTTCATTTAGAAAGGCTATGAAACAGGCAATGGCAAGGGCTTTAAGGAGCGGAGCAAAAGGTATCAAAACAATGGTATCTGGGCGACTTGGCGGTGCTGACATTGCAAGAACAGAGTGGTACAAGGAAGGAAGAATTCCTCTTCAGACTCTCAGAGCAGATATCGACTACGGCTTTGCAGAAGCTCATACAACATATGGTAGAATTGGTGTGAAGACATGGATATACAAGGGTGATATTCTTCCACAGAAAGCAGCAGCTTCTGAAAAAGGAGGAGATAAGTAA
- the rplX gene encoding 50S ribosomal protein L24, producing MPNKVHVKKGDTVVVISGKYKGKQGKVLTVLPKDKKVVVEGVNIVKKHVRPNPKMPQGGIITQEAPIWACKVMLVCPKCGKPTRIGHRFIQEGEEERKVRTCKKCGEIID from the coding sequence ATGCCAAACAAGGTTCATGTAAAAAAAGGTGACACTGTTGTAGTTATCTCTGGCAAGTATAAAGGCAAACAAGGCAAAGTACTTACAGTATTGCCAAAAGATAAAAAAGTAGTAGTTGAAGGCGTTAATATAGTTAAAAAGCATGTAAGACCAAATCCCAAGATGCCACAGGGTGGTATAATAACTCAGGAAGCACCGATTTGGGCGTGCAAGGTAATGCTTGTATGTCCAAAGTGTGGCAAACCAACAAGGATTGGTCACAGATTTATTCAAGAAGGTGAAGAAGAAAGAAAGGTCAGAACATGCAAAAAATGTGGTGAGATAATTGACTAA
- a CDS encoding type Z 30S ribosomal protein S14 encodes MARKALIIKQQRPQKFSTRYYNRCKICGRPRAYLRKFGVCRLCFRKLAHNGEIPGVKKASW; translated from the coding sequence ATGGCAAGGAAAGCTCTTATTATAAAACAACAAAGACCTCAAAAGTTCTCCACAAGGTATTACAATAGATGCAAGATATGCGGAAGGCCCAGAGCATATTTGAGAAAGTTTGGTGTTTGCAGACTGTGCTTTAGAAAGCTTGCTCACAATGGAGAGATACCGGGTGTTAAGAAAGCGAGCTGGTAA
- the rpsQ gene encoding 30S ribosomal protein S17, translating to MEQKRGMRKTRVGVVVSDKMDKTVVVAVERLVQHPLYKKTIKRTTKFKAHDENNECRVGDKVLIMETRPLSKEKRWRVVQILERAK from the coding sequence GTGGAGCAAAAAAGAGGTATGAGAAAAACAAGAGTTGGTGTTGTTGTAAGTGACAAAATGGACAAAACAGTAGTAGTTGCAGTTGAAAGGCTTGTTCAGCATCCTCTTTATAAAAAGACTATAAAGAGAACAACAAAGTTCAAAGCTCATGATGAGAACAATGAGTGCAGAGTTGGAGATAAAGTTTTGATTATGGAGACAAGACCACTTTCTAAAGAAAAGAGATGGAGAGTTGTTCAAATCTTGGAAAGAGCAAAATAA
- the rpsH gene encoding 30S ribosomal protein S8, whose translation MYVIDPIADMLTRIRNANNARHEVVDIPASKMKKAIAQILLEEGFIKDYEIIDDGKNGIIRIRLKYGPNKERAITGLKRISKPGRRVYASKDELPRVLGGLGIAIISTSKGIMTDKKARKEGVGGEVLCYVW comes from the coding sequence ATGTACGTTATAGACCCGATTGCAGATATGCTCACACGTATTAGAAATGCAAACAATGCTCGCCATGAAGTTGTAGACATTCCAGCATCCAAAATGAAGAAAGCAATTGCCCAAATTTTGTTAGAAGAAGGGTTTATAAAAGATTATGAGATAATTGATGATGGTAAGAATGGGATTATCAGGATTAGATTGAAATATGGTCCTAATAAAGAAAGAGCAATAACAGGGCTCAAGAGAATATCAAAGCCAGGAAGAAGAGTTTATGCTAGCAAAGATGAGCTTCCAAGAGTGTTAGGCGGACTTGGTATTGCTATCATTTCTACATCAAAAGGAATAATGACAGATAAAAAGGCAAGGAAAGAGGGAGTTGGCGGAGAGGTTCTCTGCTACGTGTGGTAA